AGCCAGGATCAAACTCTCCATAAAAAGAGCTTGAAACGCTCATAATAAGAATTGAACAGGGTCGTTCATTCGCTCTTCAGTTTTCAAGGAACGCTAATTTCTTCCCTGCCTTTGGGCAGGTGCCGCTCTCTCGTGGCGACAAGGAATACTATATCACCCTATCCCAACGAAGTCAACACATTTTTTTAGGAATCACGATAACTAATTTTAGAGGCCGAAAAACCCCTGGTTTTAGGCTAATTGAACATACTTGCGCAACTTCGATCAAGTTCTGGATTAGGTGAGGAGGTTCATAACTCTTTTACCCCTCTAACATCGGCGACAACCAAACGATAACGCTTTTCGGTCAACATTTCTTGTTGCAGTGTAATCTCTTCCACCAGTGACCGCTTCACCATTTCCTCCATCAACAAAGAGAGGTCGATCGATATATTTTCAGCATCAAACTGTTCATTTAACTCGCCTAGGCTCCACATTTCCTTTTGCTGTTGCAACAGATTTAAGATGTATCGCCCATACCACTCCAATTTGGATATAACTGCATATTCCACAGCTAACAACACGAGTCGTATCCGCTGTTCCGGCGATTCTCCGCCTGATGCCAACTCCTGATACCATTTATAGATACCGGGTTGCAGACGCCGAATCTGATTCCACAGATCCTGCCGCGGAAACTCTCCCGCTTCCATCACCGCCAGCCTTCCCCACCGTTTTAATGTTTCCTGGATGGAGAGGTAGGCATCCATCACTTCCCCCAACTTTAAATGCCAACGGCTGCGCTGGTATCCCTCCAGCAAGCTGCATAGTTCAATACACATTTTTTTGGAACGATATTCTGTGGGAAACCGTTGAACAATCGTGGCCAATTCTTCCACTTTTCGCTCCGGGTCGTATAAAATTTCTCCATGTAAAATCCATTCCACATAATCTCCCCGTTCACCGTTTATGATGGAAGCGAAAGCACAGGACCAGGAAACCCAGACCGTCTTAATTCGCCATGACCGGTAGTGATATACCGTCGCTTGCTGCGGGGTTTTCCTGACTAGGACAAATAAAAGCAGATCTACCGGTTCCACAGCAGTAAGATGTGCCGGTGGCGACGGGATTATAAGCGCGCCGACGGCATTGGAGTTTAGCTCGATTTCCTTTTTTAATTCGGGATAAATCTGTTCACGCATCGTTCATCCCCCATCGATTGGCGTCCATTCCAGCCAATCACCGTAGGCTGTTATCATCACTTCGACGAGGGTAGCAAAAGTCCTGCAAACCACCTTTTTCCTATTTATTTTTCGGCAAAGCTTCATATTTTACACTTTTCCTCTATGGTATACTTAGGAAACTCTATCCATCGCGTCAGCGGAAGGGAGGAACCCTCATGTTCGCCGGCAAAATCAACAAATTCCGCACGGTTGCCCTATTGCTTATTTTCCTGGGAATCGGCGTCATGTATTTTGGATTCTTATGGCCCTCCGCCATGCTGCTCTTTATTTTGTTAGGAATGTTGTTTATCGGCGGCAGTGTCGCCATCTACTTCTGGGTCGGGATGTTATCCACACAAGCGGCGCAAGTGGAGTGTCCGGAATGCAAACGCACCACGAAAGTTCTAGGAAAAACTGATCAATGTATGTTCTGTAAATCATGGTTAAGTTTTGATCCAAAATACGCTTCTGATGAAGACCGCTAAAAAACTCCGCCCGTTACTGGGCGGAGTCGGTTTTATTTTGTATTTGCGACGACCGCTTGGTGGTTCACTTGACATGAACGACAGCGACCGTAAATCTCCATGCGATGATTTTCAACCTGAAAGCCGGTCATTCTGGCTGCCTCTTCTTCCACCTTAATGAGGGAAGGGTATTCAAAATCCACGATCTTCCCGCATTCTCGACAGATGATATGGTAATGTTCATGCATATTGGCATCAAAACGGCTGGATGCGTCCCCATAAGTGAGTTCGCGCACCAGACCGGCTTCTTTGAAGACACGAAGGTTATTGTAAACGGTGGCCACGCTCATATTAGGGAATTTATCCTCCAACGCCTTATAGATATCGTCGGCGGTAGGATGGCCCAAGGATGTCAGCAAATACTCCAAAATCGCATATCGCTGCGGCGTCATACGAACGCCCGTTGTTTTTAATTGTTCTACTGCCCGATTGATGCGGCTCTTTTCCATCGCCATCCACCTCGCTGTGATCCCGCCAGGCACCTGTAATAAAATGATTCTCTCTTTAGAATATATATAAACAGTCTACTGCCCCTCGCTATCGTTTGTCAATGGGTCCACCCGCTCAGCGGTTCTTTCCATACCAACACAGGGGCAAAAGATCACACTGATCGCACTTGGGATTACGTGCGGAGCAGACCCGCCGACCGTGCCAGATAAGGCGGTGATGGGTCAAGGTCCAATCTTTGCGCGGTACCCGTCGGGTCAACTGACGCTCAGTTTCTAATGGGTTCTCGCTGTCGGCCATGGCCAAACGGTTGGCTACCCGCTGCACATGGGTATCCACTGCTAATGCCGGTACATCAAAGGCATTGGACAGCACCACATTGGCCGTCTTCCGACCAACACCGGGTAGCGCCTCCAGTTGTGATCGTATTGAAGGAACGACTCCCCCGTATTCCTGCACCAGTATTCGACAGGTTGCCAAGATGTTTTTACTTTTATTCCGATACAGCCCCAATCCACGAATTTCCTCGGCAAGTTCATCTTCATTCAGTGGGAGAAAATCCGCTGGTGTAGGATATTTGGCAAACAGTTTCTCCGTGACGATATTTACCTGCCGATCCGTCGATTGCGCTGACAAGATGGTGGCAATCAACAATTCAAAAGGATTGCGGAAATGAAGTTCACAATGAGCATCCGGATATAGATCGGCCAATGTCTGTAAGATCTTATTCGTTTGCACTCGTTTCGGTTTTGGTGCAGCTTTTTTCATGAGATTTGCCCCCTTTCTTTATTTTTTATCTACCTGTAGAGGAAGGGATTTTTGAACTAAAAATCCCTTCCGTAATAATCAACAGACCGAGCTAATACCCTCGATCCAAGTCAATTTCATTTTGCAATGCCGTCTCTTCATTCAGATAACGAGAAAGGTTGTCTTGAAAGATATCCAATGCCCGCTGCATATACAACGGAGAACGACCGGACACATGGGGGGTGAGAAGGAGATTATCCAACTCCCAAAAAGGATGGTTTGCTGGCAACGGCTCCTGTTCAAATACATCTAAGACGGCACCGCCGATACGCCGCTCCCGCAATGCTTGTAACAGCGCACTCTCATCGATGACACTCCCGCGGCCGATATTGATCAGTACGGCATCCCGCTTCATAAAACGTAATTCCCGCTCGCCGATAAAACGGCGAGTGTGATCGGTAAGCGGCAGCGTTACCACCACAAAATCCGCCTGTGTCAACAGCTCTTCCCGCTGATCGGCGGCAAACATACGATCAAAATGTTCCACCGCATGCCCGGATGTATTTAAGCCGCAAACATGCATATCAAAGGCGTGAGCCCGTTTGGCGATGCCTTGACCGATTGCGCCGGCGCCGATTACCGCCAGGGTTTTCCCTGCCAACTCACCAACCCGGATGTCTCGATCCCAGTGCTTCTCCCGTTGACTCCTATATAAATCGTGCCCCCGCCGAGTCAACTGTAACATCATCGCCAAAGTGTATTCACCCATGGGAACCGCGTGAATTCCACGGGAATTACTGACTCGAATTCCCGCTTGACGCAACGCGGCAAAGGGAAGCAACTCCACTCCTGCGCTGAGGACGTGAATCCAGCGCAGGGCAGGAAAACACGTAAGCCATTCTTTATCCACATCTCCGCCAAAGGTTACCAAAATATCCGCATGGGTTCCTTCTTTTTGGGCTTGTTCACGATCGTGACAAAATAAAAACCGCACCCCGGGAAAATGATGGTGCAATTGCTGTCGGTGCTTCTCACCGATTTTGGCTGTTGCGACGATGAGTGTCATATTGTTTCCTCCCCGGTAATCCCTCTTTTTTTGGCCTCTATTACCAACTCAGTGCTGTATGGGCCAAAAGGCTCCCGCCGAAAGCCGCCGAAACGGTGGGTTATCTCAAAACCGGCCAACCGCAAGAGATGATTCAATTCAACCGGATACACATAACGGAGAGAAAAAGTAGTCCGGATTCGCTCCACCAATCTCCCCTCAGGATGAAATCGTTCATAATACCGGATCACTTCAGCAGTTTGATAAAAGTGATTATATCGTGTTCGGTCGCTTACTTCCACTATATCGCCGCTACCGGGAACGGTAAAGGTACCCCGATGAAGCAGGCGATCTTCGCTTTCCACCAACTCCTCTACATGAGGAACAAATACATTCATGGCAAAGCGCCCGCCTTCTTCTAAATGCTGTCGGATACACCCCAAAGCCGCCAATTGTTCCCGGGTATTCATCAAATGGAGAAAGGAACGATAGGGGATGATAATCAAAGGAAAACGACGCTCCAACCGAAATTCTTTCATATCTCCCTGTATCCATTTACACAAATGGGTTAGATCCAATGCTTCCGCCTTTTCTTCCGCTTTTTTCAACATTTGCATCTCTAGATCCACACCCACTGCCTCAATCCCGTGACGGGCAATGCCAAGGGTGCAACGACCGGTGCCACACCCCAACTCCAGGACAGGCCCACCAGTTTCCATGGCTAAATCGGCATAATACGCCACATCCCCATCCAAGCCATCAGAAGTCCAATCATAATACTCCGGCAATTGATACATATGGATTCCTTCCATTCCACTCCTCCTTGGCCGATATATTAAGAAAGGGTTGGGGAGTTCCCCAACCCCAAGGCTGTTATCGCCAACCGATGCTCATTTGCTCCGATCATTATTGTAGATGTTCCCGCACCCATGATAGAGCTTCATCCACATGCCCGTCCACTTTTACCTTACGCCAGGACCGGGCCAACTTCCCCTCTTTATCGATGATAAAGGTGGAGCGAACAATTCCCCATTTCTTCTTACCAAACATGTTCTTTTCCTGATAAACCTCATATTTGCGGCACACTTCTGCCTCGGGATCACTCAAAAGCAAAAACGGCAATTGGTATTTGTCAATAAACTTCTGATGGGACTCCAAATCATCCATGCTTACTCCTATGATCACGGTGTCCAAATCGGAAAAATCTTGACTTCGATCTCGAAAATCGCAGGATTCAGCGGTACATCCCGGTGTATTGTCTTTGGGATAAAAATAAAGAACCACATTCTTTTGGCCGCGGTAATCCGATAGGGAGATCTTCTCCCCGTTTGATGCGGACAATGTAAAATCCGGTGCAGGGTTTCCTTCTTGCAACATCAAAAGCCACCTCCTGTCTTACTTTCCTTCTATATTGTAACACGACAGAGGAGCAAACAATTCTTATTGCTGACAAAGTGGACCTGGAACTTGGTCTTGAGGGTAGCTGAACAGGGAGGCTTCCTTTGCCTTGATGTAGGGATTGCATTACAATTAGGGAAAGGCTTATGAAGGAGGGAGGATCATGAGCATCCATAATCCATCAAACAAGAAAGCAGCGATGACCTGCCCATCCACCTATAAATCATTCAGTCTCGCCGTGCAAATCCTAGTGGCGCTTGAGCGTCACTCTGGAAGGTGTTCCAGTGGGGATCTGGCAAACTACCTTCATTTGGAGTCAACCTTGATCCGACGTATTTTAAAATCGCTCGCTCAGGAAAACTTAATCGAATCGCGTGAAGGAAGAGACGGCGGTTACCGACTTAAGAAGCAAGCGGATCAAATAACACTGGCAGATGTGTATAAGGCGCTGCAGCTTCATGACTCCATCCGTGAGAGTATGATGGATGCGGCGGTAGGGCACTGCTTTGCGGACCAATTCAAGCAATCCCTCTCCGACATTTTGTCTGAGATTGAATTGAGCACTTTAAATGTATTGCGATTCCACACGATTGCCGATGTTTCAGAGCGTTCAGTCTAAATGCAAAAAGAGTTGACAATAAAATGAAGTCTAAATTATACTGTGCATAAATCACCACAGTTTACCCCAATTAAAAACTGTGCATTATTTTGCGCAATAAATAAAAAGGAGCGGGACCATGTCTACACTGTTAAAGCCGGATTTCCATACGGTAGTGGCTGAACGCGGTTCAGTTCGTTCGTATGACCCATCCGTAAAGATTTCAAGAGAAGAGATGGCAGAAATATTGAAGGAGGCCACACTTGCGCCCTCTTCCAGCAACCTGCAGCCATGGCGATTTCTTGTGATTGATGAGCCTGAACTGCTCAAGGATTTGCACCCGATCGCATACAATCAGGAGCAGGTACTGCAAGCATCCGCTGTTATCGCTGTACTTGGCGACATGAAATGGTACGAGAAAGGCGAGAAAATCTACACATTGTCACAAAAAGCCGGGTACATGACGGAAGAGTTAAAGCAGCGTTTCATCCAAACTGCGGAGCAACTATACGCCAACATGGACGAGGATCGAAAAGCAAGCATTGTCGATATCGATGCCGGTCTTATCTCGATGCAGCTGATGCTGATCGCACGGGCAAGAGGGTATGATACGGTGCCGATGGGCGGATATGACAAGGAGAAATTCATCGAAGCGTTTAACATTCCTTCGGATTACCGTAGCATTATGCTAATTGCGATTGGGAAAGCAGCAGCGCCAGCTCACCCAACGGTAAGGCTCCCGCTTGAAGATGTGGTATTTTGGAACAAAATATAAAGGGACGCAAAAACGGAGATCGAGATGATCTCCGTTTTTTTTGCTACAAGGCGATGGCTGGCTTTCGGTGTATCCTCTTTTGCACGAAAACACAAGTTTCGTCAAGGTCACTCTATTCCCTGGTCTCTCTTTTAACGGCTATCCAGGGAGTATTCAGTGGATCCAACCGTTTAGGCCACATACTTTTCTTGGCCTCTGGCTGGGGACAGCGAAAGACGGAACGGAAACGGATAACCACCCCGACCGCCTCACAATTCGTTTGTCAATTACCTTGGAAACCTTTTAGATTATCTGGAGGCGGCTCGTGCAAATCTTTAAAATGATCGTTCCATTGACGGGCTTTATTGATAGAAGCGACATCTTGCTCAATTTCTCCCGGTTTATTTCCTTTCCCGGTTATATAATCGACAAATTCCATATCGACGTATTTAAAGATGAACCGCCTAAACTGATCAATAAAAAACACCTCAACTAAGTGAGGCGATAAAAGGGCATTCCGACAACGGTCCGGTCGGGTATCAGTGGATAAAAAGTTGGATTATCGGATTTTTTATCTGCTCGCTGACCGATGGGATCAT
This sequence is a window from Desmospora activa DSM 45169. Protein-coding genes within it:
- a CDS encoding DUF2614 family zinc ribbon-containing protein, yielding MFAGKINKFRTVALLLIFLGIGVMYFGFLWPSAMLLFILLGMLFIGGSVAIYFWVGMLSTQAAQVECPECKRTTKVLGKTDQCMFCKSWLSFDPKYASDEDR
- a CDS encoding nucleotidyltransferase-like protein, yielding MREQIYPELKKEIELNSNAVGALIIPSPPAHLTAVEPVDLLLFVLVRKTPQQATVYHYRSWRIKTVWVSWSCAFASIINGERGDYVEWILHGEILYDPERKVEELATIVQRFPTEYRSKKMCIELCSLLEGYQRSRWHLKLGEVMDAYLSIQETLKRWGRLAVMEAGEFPRQDLWNQIRRLQPGIYKWYQELASGGESPEQRIRLVLLAVEYAVISKLEWYGRYILNLLQQQKEMWSLGELNEQFDAENISIDLSLLMEEMVKRSLVEEITLQQEMLTEKRYRLVVADVRGVKEL
- a CDS encoding class I SAM-dependent methyltransferase; this encodes MEGIHMYQLPEYYDWTSDGLDGDVAYYADLAMETGGPVLELGCGTGRCTLGIARHGIEAVGVDLEMQMLKKAEEKAEALDLTHLCKWIQGDMKEFRLERRFPLIIIPYRSFLHLMNTREQLAALGCIRQHLEEGGRFAMNVFVPHVEELVESEDRLLHRGTFTVPGSGDIVEVSDRTRYNHFYQTAEVIRYYERFHPEGRLVERIRTTFSLRYVYPVELNHLLRLAGFEITHRFGGFRREPFGPYSTELVIEAKKRGITGEETI
- a CDS encoding nitroreductase family protein yields the protein MSTLLKPDFHTVVAERGSVRSYDPSVKISREEMAEILKEATLAPSSSNLQPWRFLVIDEPELLKDLHPIAYNQEQVLQASAVIAVLGDMKWYEKGEKIYTLSQKAGYMTEELKQRFIQTAEQLYANMDEDRKASIVDIDAGLISMQLMLIARARGYDTVPMGGYDKEKFIEAFNIPSDYRSIMLIAIGKAAAPAHPTVRLPLEDVVFWNKI
- a CDS encoding D-2-hydroxyacid dehydrogenase, which gives rise to MTLIVATAKIGEKHRQQLHHHFPGVRFLFCHDREQAQKEGTHADILVTFGGDVDKEWLTCFPALRWIHVLSAGVELLPFAALRQAGIRVSNSRGIHAVPMGEYTLAMMLQLTRRGHDLYRSQREKHWDRDIRVGELAGKTLAVIGAGAIGQGIAKRAHAFDMHVCGLNTSGHAVEHFDRMFAADQREELLTQADFVVVTLPLTDHTRRFIGERELRFMKRDAVLINIGRGSVIDESALLQALRERRIGGAVLDVFEQEPLPANHPFWELDNLLLTPHVSGRSPLYMQRALDIFQDNLSRYLNEETALQNEIDLDRGY
- the bcp gene encoding thioredoxin-dependent thiol peroxidase; the encoded protein is MLQEGNPAPDFTLSASNGEKISLSDYRGQKNVVLYFYPKDNTPGCTAESCDFRDRSQDFSDLDTVIIGVSMDDLESHQKFIDKYQLPFLLLSDPEAEVCRKYEVYQEKNMFGKKKWGIVRSTFIIDKEGKLARSWRKVKVDGHVDEALSWVREHLQ
- the nth gene encoding endonuclease III, with amino-acid sequence MKKAAPKPKRVQTNKILQTLADLYPDAHCELHFRNPFELLIATILSAQSTDRQVNIVTEKLFAKYPTPADFLPLNEDELAEEIRGLGLYRNKSKNILATCRILVQEYGGVVPSIRSQLEALPGVGRKTANVVLSNAFDVPALAVDTHVQRVANRLAMADSENPLETERQLTRRVPRKDWTLTHHRLIWHGRRVCSARNPKCDQCDLLPLCWYGKNR
- the perR gene encoding peroxide-responsive transcriptional repressor PerR — encoded protein: MAMEKSRINRAVEQLKTTGVRMTPQRYAILEYLLTSLGHPTADDIYKALEDKFPNMSVATVYNNLRVFKEAGLVRELTYGDASSRFDANMHEHYHIICRECGKIVDFEYPSLIKVEEEAARMTGFQVENHRMEIYGRCRSCQVNHQAVVANTK
- a CDS encoding RrF2 family transcriptional regulator, producing MSIHNPSNKKAAMTCPSTYKSFSLAVQILVALERHSGRCSSGDLANYLHLESTLIRRILKSLAQENLIESREGRDGGYRLKKQADQITLADVYKALQLHDSIRESMMDAAVGHCFADQFKQSLSDILSEIELSTLNVLRFHTIADVSERSV